The Arachis ipaensis cultivar K30076 chromosome B07, Araip1.1, whole genome shotgun sequence genome includes a window with the following:
- the LOC107607261 gene encoding uncharacterized protein LOC107607261: protein MVPKDFKAPDMPPYDGTFDPSHHLSNFRSQMYLTDASDATHCKAFPTTLTKTAIKWFDSLSPRSITKFVDLAKKFLARFSIQRDKAKHALSLLGIKQGDQESLRNYMERFNKACLDIQNLPTEAVIVGLINGLREGPFSQSISKKHLASLNEVQEQAEKYINMEENSRLGETSKTSSSYPSRDKDKEPRKKEDQPTEKPSKYHNYTPFGFPS from the coding sequence AtggtcccaaaggacttcaaagcccctGACATGCCCCCGTACGACGGAACATTCgacccaagccatcatctcagcaactttaGAAGCCAGATGTATCTCACGGACGCCTCGGACGCTACTCACTGCAAGGCCTTCCCAACCACTCTCACCAAAACGGccataaagtggttcgacagcctatCCCCAAGGTCGATTACAAAATTTGTTGATCTCGCCAAGAAGTTCCTAGCCAGGTTCTCTATTCAAAGAGACAAAGCCAAACATGCTCTAAGCCTGTTgggaatcaaacaaggagaccAGGAAAGCCTCcgaaactacatggaaagatttaaTAAGGCATGCCTCGATATACAAAACCTCCCTACAGAAGCAGTAATTGTGGGACTTATCAACGGCCTGCGAGAGGGacccttcagccaatctatatccaAGAAACACCTTGCGTCCTTAAACGAGGTACAAGAGCAGGCCGAAAAATAcattaacatggaggagaactctcgactagGGGAAACCTCTAAAACTAGCTCCTCCTACCCATCTCGGGACAAGGACAAAGAGCCAAGAAAAAAGGAGGATCAACCCACAGAAAAACCTAGTAAGTACCATAACTATACCCCCTTCGGGTTTCCCTCGTAG